The genomic interval GCTATAGTGGTAATAAATCCCGTCAATAAAATGGGTCCTATAGAGAGTCCATCTATTCCGAATCTCCAGTAAAAATCAAAAAAATTAATCCATTTATAATTTTCTGTCAGTTGGATTAATGGATCATCCAATTGGAAATGATAACAAAATGCATAGGCTGTTATCAGCAGATCGATTAAACATATGCAAATTGTATACCACTTAATTACCTTATTTCCTCGATGAGGAAATAAGAATATTAAGGAACCCCCGGCTATTGGTAAAAGTACAACTATTGTTAACCAAGGAAAATAATTCGTGATAAAAATAAGATACACTTGGGCTAGAAAAACCCGCGCTCAAAATAGAAAGATAATAGAAATATCTTTCTATTTTGAGCGCAGATTTTTGCCAGTAAAAAACGTATTCTCGTGGTGTTTGTTTTTTGAAAAAAAAGAAAGGGGCGGTCTCAATAAGCTAGACCCATGCTTCGAGTTGTTTCATGCCACAAATAAACTCGAACACTTAAGAAATCTGTAGGACAGGCGGATTCACACCTCTTACAACCGACACAGTCCTCCGTTCTTGGGGCAGAAGCTATTTGCTTAGCTTTACACCCGTCCCAAGGTATCATTTCTAATACATCGGTGGGGCAGGCTCGGACACATTGAGTACATCCTATACATGTATCATAAATCTTTACTGAATGTGACATTGGATTTGGATCTATAATTTTTTTTTAACACCAAAAATGGAAAATTTTCGATCTAGTAAACTCGTAAATAAATCATATATTTAGACACTAGATGAATCAACGATTTACCAGAATTTTGATACTCAAAACCGACTTCTGGATCAATTCATAAGAGGAGAGGGGACCAAGATACTTTGATTTCTTACGTTTTTGCAAACGTGCGAGTTTGTTGAATTACACTATTCAAAATTAATATTTATATGATAAATCACTATTAATACTATTTATTCAATATAAATACTAGTTTTATTCAATATAAATAATATAAATACTAGTTATTCAACAAGTTCGATTGATTGATACGAGTTGATTTTCTGTTACGATAAATTGAAGAAACAATAGCCGGTCCGATAGCAGCTTCAGCGGCTGCAATGGCAATAACAAAAATAGAAAAAATATTTCCCTTTAATTGGCGACTATCAAAAAAATCAGAAAAGGTTACGAAATTTATATTAACTGCATTCAGTATAAGTTCAAGACACATAAGGGCTCTAACCATATTTCGACTCGTGATCAATCCATAGATACCGATAGAAAATAAATAGGCACTCAAAACAAGTCCATCTTCGAGCATCATTGACGAACTCCTTATCAATTTCGATTCACTATAATATTAATATAATATGAACAACAATTCAACCAATTCAATTGACTAAAGAATAAAAAAAAAGTCTGAAAAAAAGAATATATTCGCAAAAAAAAAATTTTTCTACATAAACACTCTTTTTTTACATTTACAGAGAATTAAATCGAAATAACTGAGGAAAAAAAAGAATTCTTTTTTTTTTTTGCAAGTTAAAAAAATTTCTTACTGGCGAGCCACGACAATTGCACCTATCAAAGCAGCTAAGAGAATTATTGAAATTAGTTCAAATGGAAGAAAAAAATCTGTTGATAAATGAACTCCAATTTGTTGACTAGTACTTATTAAATCTTGCTCTATAATCTGATTTGGTCTTGTAGTCCAAATAAGCCCGTACCATGATGTATCTGGAATAGTAGTTATTAGTGAAACAAAAATACTTGTACAAACCATCAAAGTAATTCCACCCCCAACGGTAAAAAGATGAAAATCTTGGTGATATTCCGAACCATTCATGAACATCACAGCAAAGAGGATTAAAACGTTTATAGCTCCCACGTAAATAAGTAGTTGTGCGGCAGCTACAAAATGGGAGTTTGATAAAATATAAAATAAAGATATACAAACAAGAACTAGTCCCAATGAAAAAGCAGAAAAAATGGGGTTGGTAAAAAATACTACTCCTAAACTTCCTAATACAAGACATGATCCCAAAAAGACTAAAAGAAAATCATGTAGTGGTTCAGGTAAATCCATTATATGTAAAATAAGAGATAAATGCATCGAAATTTCATGACCTTTTTGATACGACCAGGGAAATCTTTTATCTACGAGATTTCTCTCCGCATTGAATTTCATCAAATCCTAACAAGTCGGAATAGGTACCAGTTAAGTTATGGGATTTATGTTATTTCATTCGTTATACGAAAGAGTAGGTCGAGAAACTATATAATATATAATATAAGTATATATTAGTATATAAGTATAACTAAATATAAGTCTAACTATATAGATATATAGTTATAGAATAGTTATAGAACAGATATCGAAATGAAATAGATAGAATAAAAGAATATTTTAATAATAATAAATTTATTTTGAAAATATGGAATAGTTTTTTTTTTCTATTTAATCTTATTATTTTTCAAATTTATATTATTCTGTTTCATATCTATTTATATATATGATATATGAAACAGAATAATGTGAAATCTAATATGATTTTTATTTATATATTAATATTGAATTCTTATAAATAAATAAAACGATTTTATTATATCCTATTATTTTTTATTTAGAATAGTTCGAATTGTATAATCATCAATTACTGACATTGGTAATCGGCCTAAAGCAATTTGATTATAATTCAATTCATGACGATCATAAACTGAAAGTTCATATTCTTCAGTCATTGATAAACAATTTGTTGGACAATACTCAACACAATTACCACAAAATATACAAATTCCGAAATCAATACTGTAATTAAGCAAACGTTTCTTTCGAATATCTGTTTCCAGTTTCCAATCAACAACGGGTAAATCTATAGGACATACACGAACACATACTTCACAAGCAATGCATTTATCAAATTCAAAATGGATTCGACCGCGAAAACGTTCTGATGTAATTAATTTTTCATAAGGATATTGAATAGTTACGGGTAAACGATTTGCGTGGGATAAGGTAATCATGAAACTTTGACCAATGTATCTTGCAGCTCGGATTGTTTGTTGACCATAATTCATGAACCCAGTTACCATAAGGAACATATCGTGAATATCTATGAAATAGTTTTTTTGTTTCTTTCTCTTGTTTGCGACAAGTTACAAATCTAGAGGATCCATATTTTACAGTGAAAATAGTTGAGACGAAGTTGTTAATAATAGATTGCCGAGAGAAATAGGTAAAAGAAATTTCCACCCAAGATTTAATAATTGGTCCATTCTTAGCCTAGGCAAAGTCCATCTTGCTGTGATAGAAAGGAACAAAAACAAATAAGTTTTAGCTAATGTGATAAAGATATCAATTGTAGTTCCAAAAACTCCATATGCTTTAGTTATTTCAAAAGACTCAGAAATGAATAGGTACGGAATAGAGATATTTGAACCGCCCAAGTAAAGAACTGTTACAAATAATGAAGAAATTAATAGGTTTAAATAGGAAGCAACATAAAATAAACCAAATTTGATACCCGAATATTCGGTTTGATAACCCGCTACTAATTCTTCTTCCGCTTCTGGTAAATCAAAAGGTAATCTTTCACATTCTGCTAGGGAAGAAATTAGAAAAACGACGAAACCTATAGGTTGCCGCCACAAATTCCACCCCAAAAAACCATATTTTGATTGTGCATCAACTATATCAACTGTACTTAAACTATTAGATAATGCTAGTCGGTGAGAACGTTACTGTCCCCATCGCTATTCCAGAACCGTACATGAGATTTTCACCTCATACGGCTCCTCGAAAGCCTTAAATAAACCTAAGGACCTAGCCGATTATTTCTTTCTTGCGATATCCCTAAGATTAATAAGATTAAAAATTATCGGATGGTTCTGAATTAGACCAATTGAATTCTGTCTGTTCTCATTGTATTTTAAAATAAAGACAAATAAAATTAATTTATATATATTCTAAATGATACAAAAGGTCCTTCTGAATTGATCTTATCCCTTAAAAATCAAAAATTTATTAAGTAATAGCTTTATTCTTCAATAAAGAAAATATTTTGGAATTATCTTTATAACCCTCCGTCCATCGTTTTAGGTTACGAAAAAGACTTGCATATTTTTTTCTAATAAATTAGAAAAATTCTCTCTTCAGAAAAAGAGAGAGAGAGAAAACAAAACGACGGGGTCATTTTTTTTGTTCCTATTCGTCTTTTTTTGTGCAAATCAAAAGGGGATACTTAAAAAAAAAAAGATTAACGGATTATTTCGTTCCCGATAGTCATTTATTTAATCAGTGGATAGGAGCATACTCTAGATCGGAATTGGGGGAGGACTGCCTTCTCTTTTCTACCAACTTTAAGCCCCAATTAGTATTCTTTATTTAGATTATGTGGAAATGTTCCTTTTGACAATTTACATAATCCGTGTTACTAATCCCTTGTGTATCTTGGTGCTTCTAACCATCCACTTCTTTTTTTTGAGCTGCCCTTATTTTCTGTTTCTGTTAATACATGAATAATAAATCATCCAAACAGTAGCAAA from Arachis hypogaea chloroplast, complete genome carries:
- the psaC gene encoding photosystem I subunit VII; its protein translation is MSHSVKIYDTCIGCTQCVRACPTDVLEMIPWDGCKAKQIASAPRTEDCVGCKRCESACPTDFLSVRVYLWHETTRSMGLAY
- the ndhE gene encoding NADH-plastoquinone oxidoreductase subunit 4L, with translation MMLEDGLVLSAYLFSIGIYGLITSRNMVRALMCLELILNAVNINFVTFSDFFDSRQLKGNIFSIFVIAIAAAEAAIGPAIVSSIYRNRKSTRINQSNLLNN
- the ndhG gene encoding NADH-plastoquinone oxidoreductase subunit 6; translated protein: MDLPEPLHDFLLVFLGSCLVLGSLGVVFFTNPIFSAFSLGLVLVCISLFYILSNSHFVAAAQLLIYVGAINVLILFAVMFMNGSEYHQDFHLFTVGGGITLMVCTSIFVSLITTIPDTSWYGLIWTTRPNQIIEQDLISTSQQIGVHLSTDFFLPFELISIILLAALIGAIVVARQ
- the ndhI gene encoding NADH-plastoquinone oxidoreductase subunit I; amino-acid sequence: MFLMVTGFMNYGQQTIRAARYIGQSFMITLSHANRLPVTIQYPYEKLITSERFRGRIHFEFDKCIACEVCVRVCPIDLPVVDWKLETDIRKKRLLNYSIDFGICIFCGNCVEYCPTNCLSMTEEYELSVYDRHELNYNQIALGRLPMSVIDDYTIRTILNKK